The following coding sequences lie in one Myxococcus xanthus genomic window:
- a CDS encoding response regulator, giving the protein MKSTAMTVPAEDMPTAKESTAGGNKKRVLVVDDFDDAREMYAEYLEFVGFEVDTARNGVEAVAKASEGEPDIILMDLSLPVMDGWEATRRIKQDSRTRDIPVMALTGHVLAGNAEHARDAGADEFVAKPCLPQDLENKIRNMLKPSKGKVRGG; this is encoded by the coding sequence ATGAAGAGCACGGCGATGACAGTCCCGGCAGAAGACATGCCAACCGCCAAGGAGTCCACGGCGGGCGGGAACAAGAAGCGCGTGCTCGTGGTGGACGACTTCGATGATGCCCGGGAGATGTACGCGGAGTACCTGGAGTTCGTCGGCTTCGAGGTGGACACCGCCCGCAACGGCGTGGAAGCGGTGGCGAAGGCCAGCGAGGGCGAGCCCGACATCATCCTGATGGACCTGTCCCTCCCCGTCATGGACGGCTGGGAGGCGACGCGGCGCATCAAGCAGGACTCCCGCACCCGGGACATCCCCGTCATGGCGCTCACCGGCCATGTGCTCGCGGGGAACGCGGAGCACGCCCGGGACGCCGGCGCGGACGAGTTCGTCGCCAAGCCCTGCCTGCCGCAGGATTTGGAGAACAAGATCCGAAACATGCTCAAGCCGAGCAAGGGGAAGGTCCGGGGCGGCTGA
- a CDS encoding Ig-like domain-containing protein, whose translation MTNRDVWVRASVLGDAPDAVELFVDGNSFALLPPPRYELRWSTEALDEGIHSFAARVTIGELRIMSDASTLTVDRTAPRLVSQTPLPGAQTALVRHPIQAVFSEPIEPGSVTTDSVKLWSNGSEVPVELLLSPERTSLTLRPLGSAPVDTTMSVTLTDSVTDVAGNALITPVDSWEWTFPAYLAMGGGLAAESSGFSTVNFPSLGFDAAGNPIVAFVDGARPGNWGVHVKRWNGMLWEPLGEVLDANGGETYVYASVLQGSPEGNPVVAWTEGTEDGHINVHVRRWSGSQWTAVGGPVERSLSQGMIEAFQFKANARGDMAMAFREKNSNQESQVSVLSWRGTAWVPLGGALKVDSTWDVSNVGLLLDVQGRPIVVWSEFNPGWSVSKSYIHRWNGGAWESLVTPIEGPHRRYGLDGDDNLVRAVAYTDIHGAQADGVQRFDEAQGWVNLGAPAGGLFPGATDALIGGLDVDTQGRLVALLGEPEIPDGPWVTYLRRWDGIAWGPLGGLLRPLPGRIPSGHGVVALDAQDQPVLARIEAAEGTPHQRLLYVYRANY comes from the coding sequence GACGAATAGAGACGTCTGGGTTCGTGCCTCCGTGTTGGGGGATGCACCAGACGCCGTTGAACTGTTCGTCGACGGGAATTCGTTCGCCTTGCTGCCTCCGCCTCGCTACGAGCTGCGCTGGAGCACGGAGGCCCTGGATGAGGGAATTCATAGCTTTGCCGCGAGAGTCACCATCGGGGAACTCCGGATCATGAGCGATGCGAGCACGCTCACCGTGGACCGGACGGCACCGAGGCTTGTTTCGCAAACCCCCTTGCCGGGGGCTCAGACAGCATTGGTTCGCCATCCCATCCAGGCCGTATTCTCCGAGCCCATTGAGCCCGGCTCTGTCACGACAGACTCCGTGAAGCTCTGGTCGAATGGCAGCGAGGTGCCCGTGGAGCTGCTGCTTTCTCCAGAGCGTACTTCGCTGACGTTGCGGCCTTTGGGCTCCGCACCGGTGGATACGACGATGTCCGTGACGCTCACGGATTCGGTGACGGACGTCGCGGGAAACGCACTCATTACCCCTGTGGACTCCTGGGAGTGGACGTTCCCTGCCTATCTCGCCATGGGCGGTGGTCTTGCTGCTGAGTCTTCAGGATTTTCCACTGTGAATTTTCCGTCGCTTGGGTTCGACGCAGCGGGTAATCCCATTGTTGCGTTTGTAGATGGCGCCAGGCCTGGGAATTGGGGCGTCCATGTCAAGCGGTGGAATGGGATGTTGTGGGAACCGTTGGGAGAGGTGTTGGATGCGAATGGCGGTGAGACATATGTCTACGCATCTGTGCTCCAGGGTTCTCCGGAAGGAAACCCAGTCGTAGCCTGGACGGAAGGGACAGAGGACGGGCATATCAACGTTCATGTCCGCCGCTGGTCAGGAAGCCAGTGGACCGCTGTAGGAGGGCCTGTCGAGAGGAGCCTGTCGCAAGGAATGATCGAGGCTTTCCAGTTCAAGGCAAACGCTCGTGGCGACATGGCGATGGCTTTTCGGGAGAAGAACTCGAATCAGGAGTCCCAGGTATCCGTCTTGTCTTGGAGAGGCACTGCTTGGGTGCCGCTCGGTGGGGCCCTCAAGGTCGACTCCACATGGGACGTCTCCAATGTGGGGTTGCTGCTGGATGTGCAGGGACGTCCCATTGTCGTCTGGTCCGAGTTCAACCCGGGCTGGAGTGTCTCGAAATCGTATATCCACAGGTGGAACGGTGGTGCGTGGGAGTCCCTGGTGACGCCCATTGAAGGGCCACATCGCAGATATGGCCTGGATGGGGATGACAACCTGGTTCGGGCCGTCGCGTATACGGACATCCATGGGGCACAGGCTGATGGAGTCCAGCGATTTGATGAGGCTCAAGGATGGGTCAACCTTGGTGCGCCTGCCGGCGGCCTGTTTCCGGGGGCCACGGATGCGCTGATCGGGGGGCTTGACGTCGATACTCAGGGCCGACTGGTTGCGTTGCTGGGCGAGCCTGAGATTCCGGATGGGCCTTGGGTGACCTATCTCCGCCGCTGGGACGGCATCGCATGGGGACCGTTGGGCGGTTTGCTGCGCCCGCTGCCAGGAAGGATCCCCTCGGGTCATGGTGTTGTTGCGCTGGACGCACAGGACCAACCTGTCCTGGCCCGCATCGAGGCGGCCGAAGGCACTCCCCACCAGCGCCTCCTCTACGTCTACCGCGCCAACTACTGA